CGAAAAGAATCGTTGAATTCAGAATACATGACAGCAACACAAAAATATACGAAAAATTGCTCGTGAGATGGAAAAGCGCTTGTATTTTGATCCACAACGGCAATTCCGCTTTGAGTATTTTCGGCACTAGTTTTTTAGCGGTTTCAATCGAACCTTTTGTCCAACGAAATTGCTGGGACTTCAGCGCGTTGATTTCGACTGGTAATTCGCCCGGCGACACAACGTCATTGAGATATACAAACCGCCATCCTTTGAGCTGTGCTCGGTAACTGAGATCAAGATCTTCTGTTAGCGTATCATCCTGCCAATTGCCAGCGTCAAAAATACATTGTTTCCTCCACACACCTCCGGTACCGTTGAAATTGATAAAAAACCCGGCACGGCTTCTGGCTAATTGCTGAATCACAAAATGGCCGTTGAGCCCAATGGATTGCGTTTTCGTCAGAATGGAATATTCTTCATTCAGATGCCCCCATCGCGTTTGTACCATACCGATTTTTTCATCAGCAAAATAGAAGATCGAATCTTTCAGAAAATTCGGTTCCGGCGTAAAATCCGCATCAAAAATCGCGATAAAATCGCCGGTAGCGTGATCGAGCGCTTCACGCAGCGCGCCCGCTTTATACCCTTTGCGATTAGTGCGGTGGAATAACCGAATCGTGTAACCCATCTTCGAATATTTTTCAACCGCAGCCGATGAAAGATGGATCGTTTCATCGGTCGAATCGTCCAGCACTTGAATTTCCAGTTTTTCTTTCGGCCAATCCAAAGCGCAAGCCGCATCAATCAAGCGGGTCGCAACATTGCATTCGTTGAAGATCGGCAATTGAATGGTTACCTTAGGATGAGTTTCAACTGCCGTGCCGCCGATATGTCGTTTTTTAAATTCGCTCTTATTGCGATGCTTGAGAAAATAATAAATCATCACAAAATTGTGTGTACTGAAAACAAACAGTACGAACATGCACAACAAATATGCATAAAATAACAAACTACTTCCGTCGATCGCTAACATACCTTCCTTAGGGTTTTGGGTTTAGGTTTACCAGTTTATTTTGTATTGTGTGATCACCGCATGAGAGTTAGGGCTCGCAGGCGGTTGTGTATTACCAATTTGATATAAGTTTATTCACGACGTTTTGAGTAATCATTTTGATTGCATCTTCGATCCCGGCGTTGCGATTTTGCGTACCGCTCAATGAATATCGGCCCCAGCCTGAAATCGATTCCTCCCATACCGGCTTTTTGTCTTTCACATTTTCAAAACGAATAGTCGTATAAATCGTAATTTTATAATCCTTCGTGGAGAAATTATTGCCGCTGCCTTCATATACAAACGGCACATCGTCCAATTTTGTAATTTTTCCAACCAACAATGCATCCGCCGTCCGGCGATCCGTTACTTTCAGATTATTGTCTTCAATGATCGCATTGGTAATATCGTTGGTCACCTTCTCACGAATGCCAGGTTCGGAAGTCAGATTGTCAAACACCGGAATTGCGACATTTTTTAAACTGCCAACATTGGCTCCGGAAAACGAATACGAGCAAGCGCTCAGACTGATCATCCAAAAAAATTTAACAAACGCTTTCATAGATCCAGTGCATATTGCTTGATCTTGCGGTATAACGTACGTTCTGACAATCCGAGCGATTTGGCCGCCAGGCTGCGCTTGCCGTCATATTTTCTAAGCGCTTTGATGATCAGGTCTTTTTCCGCTTCATCCACCGTCATCGTTTCACGGTCGGTCAACATGTCGTCCACATTGTAGACTTCCGTTTCAACCACTTTATGTGGCTGAAGTTTTTTCTCAAAACCGGCGCCGGCCACTTGCGCATGCATACCGTCGTTAATACCGAATTTTGACGCCAGAAAATGCTTGATGTCCGTTACATCTTGCTTGAGTGACAATAGCGTTCGATACAAAAGCTCCCGTTCCGCTTGTTCCGGTGTCAGATGCGTCGGAACTGGCAAATGGATATTTTCGTCATTATCCCAGTCATCGACATCTTTAAAATTTTTCAAATTCCGCATAACGTCGTCGGCCGTAACACGTTCTCCGCGTTTGAGCGTCAGAAGGCTTTCGACAAGATTGCGCAATTCGCGTACGTTACCCGGCCATCGGTAATCCACCAACGCGTCAATCGCATCCGGTGTAAAGCCTTTGAAAGAACCGTGGCTTTGTTCACTAAATTCCTGTACGAACGTCTCGATCAAAATCGGAATATCGTCTTTGCGCGTACGAAGCGGCGGCAATTCCAACGTAATGGCTTTCAACCGGTAATAAAGATCCTTCCGGAATTCACCACGGCGGACCATTTGTTCAAGATTCTTGTTGGTCGCAGCGATGACGCGTACATCGGATTTTTTGGTCGTCGATCCGCCCACTTTCAGAAATTCGCCGGTTTCAAGCACACGCAACAATTTGACTTGTGTTGCCAGCGGCATGTCGCCGATTTCGTCGAGAAAGATCGTTCCACCATTGGCCGTTTCGAAATAACCTTTGCGTTCAGAAACCGCGCCGGTAAACGCGCCGCGCTCATGTCCAAAAAGTTCGCTCTCCAAAATTCCTTCGGCAATGGCGCCGCTATTAACAATAACTAACGAGCGGTGACTGCGCGGACTGAGTTTGTGTATCGCTTTCGCGACAACGTCTTTACCGGTTCCGCTTTCACCTACAATAAGTACGGCTACTTCGGACGGCGCTATTTTCACAATATCGTGAAGAATAGTTCGTATGACGGACGAACGTCCGATCAGTCCGAACGACGACGCCAACGTATCTAAGTTTTGTTCATCCGGCCGGTCTTCGCTCGCAAGCAGAAATTGCTTACCGTTGCCGGCATGCTGTTTATCTTCAGACATGGTAATTATTTTCGAATAATCTCCAATATTTCGTTCGCTGCACGTTCGATAGTATCATTGATAATCGTATGATCGAAATCGCCTGCTTTTTGCATTTCTTCTTCCACACGTGCAAGACGAATTTTCATACTTTCTTCCGTTTCCGTGCCACGAGCCATAAGACGTTTTTTCAATTCGTCCATCGATGGCGGTTTGATAAAAATCAAAACCGATTGATCGGGATATTGTTTTTTAACACTCAAAGCGCCGTTCACATCGAGATCAAGAATAACGTTACAACCCATACGCAGATCGGGTTCGACCGCCATTCGTAGCGTCCCGTAAAAATTGCCGAAATGGTGATTGTATTCGATAAAATCGTTTGCATCAATATGGGCTTTAAATTCTTCTTCAGTAATAAAATAATAATCTTTGCCGTCGCGCTCACCATCCCGTTGCTTACGCGTCGTAGCGGATACGGAAAAAACGGTCGTCGGATCTTTTTTAATCAATTCATTTTTAAGCGCCGTTTTACCGGCTCCCGAAGGAGCACTGAAGACAATAAGTTTACCTTGCGACGATTTTAACGTAGTCATAATTTGTCACTGACAAAATTACATTTTTGACGCTTTAAGAAAGAATATAGGAGATAAATCATTATGTATCAAGAACTTTTTGAGGTTTTGGGATGAGGAATACGAAGATAAATATTTACAAATAATGAGGTAAGACTTCAAAAAATTGGGGTGATGCCTCGAATCGCATATATCAGCAATCGTTCATGTTCAACTGGCTGTAGACTCATCTACGAAGCATAAAAGCTTTCTCACTAAATTTTTGACCATTGACCAAAATCGTAATGGTGTGCATACCAGGATAATGCTTTCGGGTGGTAAGATCGCGGAAGGAATGTTTTTTATGAAAGGTCGTAACGGAATTGCCTGAAAATTCACGTTCAGCAATCATGAAAACTTTTTTAGTATGCTTGCCGCGGGATTTCATAAAACTGATTGTGTACTCCACACGCAGTTTAACAGATTTTTTTGTCAACAATTGAAATGAAAAAATACCATATTTACCGATTCGCAGTGATTTCGGTTTCCATTGAAAAGAACTTAAGCTCACCCCGTTGGTAGAGTCAAATCCGAAAAACTTCAACGTGCTTTCGTCACTGCGTTTCAGCAAAGTTCGGCAAGCATGCCTGACGATCCAATCGGTTTCAGGTTTTTTGCCATACCATTTTTTGGCTACTTCTAAAACCAGTGCAGGATGATCTTTGGCGATATCGTTCAGGTTATTCGCCACGCTTCGGCGCACATATTCCGACGGATCGGCTTTTAGCTGTTCGATTACCGGCAAAATCGGTATGGGATTTTTTTTGAATTCCGGCAACGCCATTGCCCACGGAAGCCGTGGACGGCACCCTTCACTGGCTAATCGTCGTACATGGTGGTTTTCATGGTGCGCCCATGTTTCCATCGTACGCATAATACGATCGCCATAACGAAGAATAAATGGCCTTATCGCAAATTCCGAACTTGAAAATTGAGTGAAATATTCAAGTGCAGGAACCGATGTTTCCGGATCGTCCAGACCAGCCACCTCCACATAATCCGGAAAGAACATGGCATGAAATCCATTAAACTGAGGCGCAATTTTTTTAAGGATCGCCAGCGCTCGCTGGTAATTTTCAGGTAAATGACACTGCAGTGCCAGCGTTATATGCCGCAATCGCGATTTCAATTCGAGCTCACTCCATGCGTCATCAAAAATATTTTGAATGAATAACTTACGGTCGAATGCCGGATAAATTTTTTTAATACACTCAGCGAGCTTATTTATATAGGTACGGTTGTATATGTTTTTTAATTGATCCGGCATGATGGCATTTTTTAAATTCAAAACCCTCCCGGGTTCGAGTGATTACGATAGTTATTTGTACGAATGCAAACCGACGGTATTGCCTTCCGGGTCTGAGATCAGTGCAATAAATCCGTTAGGCGGGATGGCCATACGAGGCATGACTATTTTTCCGCCCGCCTTTTCTGCACGAGCGATAAAACCATCCAGGTCGCCTTCGGCGTTTAAATAGGCAACCGTTCCATTGGACGAAGCTTTCATATTCGGGGAACAAACAATCGACCCTCCAACTCCGCCGTTATCTTTATCGAAAGGAAAAATTCCAATTTTCATTCCGCCGACATCTTCGGTTTCTACTATTGACGTACCTAAAATCGTTTCGTAGAATTTTTTCGCGTGTTCGAAATCTTCAACATAAATTTCAAACCAGTTTACAGCGTTCTTTTTCATGCTTTCTCCTTTTTGCATTTTAATAATTCTTCAAATGTCCGAAATAAATATCGCTTTCGATTGCATTCATCAATCGTGTACACGAATCTGTTTTGTGGAAATCATCAAAGGCCTTTTGTGCGTGTTCTTTCGATCTCCATCTGAGGATATCAACAAACACCCTTGAGGTATCGTCGGTGCGCAACGATTGCATTGAAATAAATCCGTCATATCGCCGAAGTTGTTCACGAATTTCCTTCATCAATTCAGGCATTTGACCGACATTTTCAGTTTTTACGCGTGTGACGGCCACTTCAATGACTTCTTCACTGATGGTTTCCGTCGGACGGCAGCTTATCATTCCAATAAAAAACAACAAACTCAAAAAACGTTTCATGAAGACTCCCTAGTTGGTTATACATTATGTTCTATATAAGATAATCAATGGAAGTGACATCCTTATGTCAGGAACGTAACGACCGCTGAACTTCTTTTTTCAATTTGGCTTTCACTTCCTGTGAAAGCTCAAGCCAGTTGATATTCCGGATAATTGCTTCGATCCCATACAATGCGTTGAGTGTAACATTGTTGCCAAAGCGCTCTTTCAAACGCAGATAGATCTCTACCGAACCGAGAGACTCGATATCCTCACGGGTATGTACGCCAATTGTGTGCAACCTTCCGGCTGTCACAGGACCAATCAGTTTAATCAATGGATCGGGATTCATGACTTTTTAGTCATCAATATAACGGCTGGAAGTGACAACGTTGTGTCAGCAGAAAAAATAGGAAGGGGTAACTGGCAGATAAAACAAAAGGCGCTTAAGAAGCGCCTAATGATTGAAGATATTCCAAAACCGGTAACGCTTCGTCCCCGCCTTTTTTGGCGTGATGAATCAGCGAAAGACCATGCGGACCTTTGGCGTTGATCGTCTCCGGAAATATGGTCAACATGGTTTTGACCAACTCCAGCTTACCCAACATTACGGCGGAAAAGATATCATACCGGGCGCCGGCCTTGATCAGGTATTCGGCAATATCGCGGCTGCCTACGTGCGAAGCGCCGCCTAATGCAGTTTCGTAATCACCGCTTCCCCAATCCCATGTCGCGTTCAATAAAGCCGGCAAATCGTTCAGCATTTCCTTGGTTTTATCAAAATTACCATGACCGACCGTAACAAATTCTTTTACTAATTCCGGTTTGATTTGGGGGCCTTTGTCCTTTTTTTGAAACACGGAAAAATCAGGCACAATCAAACCTGCGGCCGAAATCATGGACATTTTAAGAAATTTCTGACGCGATACTTTCATAACCACGCTCCTTTTTTTCGTCAAATTAACGTGATTACAGACCAATGTCATCGCGTTTTATGCGAAGCGTTCAATAAAATAGGCAAGATGTGATATAATAGGGACGATCAGAGTTCACCGAAAATGCGTTTCGCCCGATCCTTATAACTGCGACTGAGTTTGAGTCGGGCTCCATTCGAGAGAAAAATGAAATATTCACCGTTAAAATGCGGTTTCAATTCTTTGATTCGCTCAATATTGACAATCGTAGAACGGTGAATACGTACAAATTTGGATGTATCGAGCTGTTCTTCCAGTCTTGTAAGCGTCTGATGCAAAAGATGTTTCTGTCGGCCGCAATGCAACGTAACGTAGCTGCCTGAGGCCTCGACCCAGTCGATCTCATCGGTTTTGACAAAATAAATCCGTCCGGATTCTTTGATCACAAGACGTTCCAAAGCAGCCGGATGTTTATCCGTTGTTTGCAACAGCGATTCGAGTTTTTGTTCGATCACAGATGATTGTTGCCTAACCTGCTTTCGTACACGCTCGAGCGTGTCACGAAAACGCGACGGATCGAAAGGCTTTAACAAATAATCGAGCGCATGCGCTTCGAATGCACGCAGCGCATATTGG
The sequence above is a segment of the bacterium genome. Coding sequences within it:
- a CDS encoding ankyrin repeat domain-containing protein, translated to MFQKKDKGPQIKPELVKEFVTVGHGNFDKTKEMLNDLPALLNATWDWGSGDYETALGGASHVGSRDIAEYLIKAGARYDIFSAVMLGKLELVKTMLTIFPETINAKGPHGLSLIHHAKKGGDEALPVLEYLQSLGAS
- the gmk gene encoding guanylate kinase, which gives rise to MTTLKSSQGKLIVFSAPSGAGKTALKNELIKKDPTTVFSVSATTRKQRDGERDGKDYYFITEEEFKAHIDANDFIEYNHHFGNFYGTLRMAVEPDLRMGCNVILDLDVNGALSVKKQYPDQSVLIFIKPPSMDELKKRLMARGTETEESMKIRLARVEEEMQKAGDFDHTIINDTIERAANEILEIIRK
- a CDS encoding LytTR family transcriptional regulator DNA-binding domain-containing protein; translated protein: MKLRTILSDDEPLALDVLRLLLQAEPDVDIVAECSNGFETVTAILEKKPDVLFLDIRMPDLDGFGVIQTVGVSRMPVTVFVTAFDQYALRAFEAHALDYLLKPFDPSRFRDTLERVRKQVRQQSSVIEQKLESLLQTTDKHPAALERLVIKESGRIYFVKTDEIDWVEASGSYVTLHCGRQKHLLHQTLTRLEEQLDTSKFVRIHRSTIVNIERIKELKPHFNGEYFIFLSNGARLKLSRSYKDRAKRIFGEL
- a CDS encoding TfoX/Sxy family protein, which produces MNPDPLIKLIGPVTAGRLHTIGVHTREDIESLGSVEIYLRLKERFGNNVTLNALYGIEAIIRNINWLELSQEVKAKLKKEVQRSLRS
- a CDS encoding sigma-54 dependent transcriptional regulator, yielding MSEDKQHAGNGKQFLLASEDRPDEQNLDTLASSFGLIGRSSVIRTILHDIVKIAPSEVAVLIVGESGTGKDVVAKAIHKLSPRSHRSLVIVNSGAIAEGILESELFGHERGAFTGAVSERKGYFETANGGTIFLDEIGDMPLATQVKLLRVLETGEFLKVGGSTTKKSDVRVIAATNKNLEQMVRRGEFRKDLYYRLKAITLELPPLRTRKDDIPILIETFVQEFSEQSHGSFKGFTPDAIDALVDYRWPGNVRELRNLVESLLTLKRGERVTADDVMRNLKNFKDVDDWDNDENIHLPVPTHLTPEQAERELLYRTLLSLKQDVTDIKHFLASKFGINDGMHAQVAGAGFEKKLQPHKVVETEVYNVDDMLTDRETMTVDEAEKDLIIKALRKYDGKRSLAAKSLGLSERTLYRKIKQYALDL
- a CDS encoding antibiotic biosynthesis monooxygenase, with amino-acid sequence MKRFLSLLFFIGMISCRPTETISEEVIEVAVTRVKTENVGQMPELMKEIREQLRRYDGFISMQSLRTDDTSRVFVDILRWRSKEHAQKAFDDFHKTDSCTRLMNAIESDIYFGHLKNY
- a CDS encoding glycosyltransferase; its protein translation is MLAIDGSSLLFYAYLLCMFVLFVFSTHNFVMIYYFLKHRNKSEFKKRHIGGTAVETHPKVTIQLPIFNECNVATRLIDAACALDWPKEKLEIQVLDDSTDETIHLSSAAVEKYSKMGYTIRLFHRTNRKGYKAGALREALDHATGDFIAIFDADFTPEPNFLKDSIFYFADEKIGMVQTRWGHLNEEYSILTKTQSIGLNGHFVIQQLARSRAGFFINFNGTGGVWRKQCIFDAGNWQDDTLTEDLDLSYRAQLKGWRFVYLNDVVSPGELPVEINALKSQQFRWTKGSIETAKKLVPKILKAELPLWIKIQALFHLTSNFSYIFVLLSCILNSTILFVHNADGRFNVILDIMTVFVITIIGLFIFYLYSEKTINRNWKKKMLLFPIFMMGSIGLSISNSKAVLEGFFNIKSAFIRTPKWGFLKSQTHQPMRKKYEIRMDKIVFFELLMIVYAIWTSAVGIHNILTDKANFFGMIFFNFWTLFGFSMVAFLSLKRSIDSQA
- a CDS encoding VOC family protein; translated protein: MKKNAVNWFEIYVEDFEHAKKFYETILGTSIVETEDVGGMKIGIFPFDKDNGGVGGSIVCSPNMKASSNGTVAYLNAEGDLDGFIARAEKAGGKIVMPRMAIPPNGFIALISDPEGNTVGLHSYK
- a CDS encoding DNA alkylation repair protein, whose amino-acid sequence is MPDQLKNIYNRTYINKLAECIKKIYPAFDRKLFIQNIFDDAWSELELKSRLRHITLALQCHLPENYQRALAILKKIAPQFNGFHAMFFPDYVEVAGLDDPETSVPALEYFTQFSSSEFAIRPFILRYGDRIMRTMETWAHHENHHVRRLASEGCRPRLPWAMALPEFKKNPIPILPVIEQLKADPSEYVRRSVANNLNDIAKDHPALVLEVAKKWYGKKPETDWIVRHACRTLLKRSDESTLKFFGFDSTNGVSLSSFQWKPKSLRIGKYGIFSFQLLTKKSVKLRVEYTISFMKSRGKHTKKVFMIAEREFSGNSVTTFHKKHSFRDLTTRKHYPGMHTITILVNGQKFSEKAFMLRR